The Acidobacteriota bacterium genome contains the following window.
CCGGGCCCATTCCATGCCCGTATCTATTGACGAATCACCCCGTAAACGAAGACCTGTCTTCTTCCTCTGCCATCGCACTCTCATCGTCCCGGAGTGACCGCGGAAACTGGCTGACAATAGAGCGCGCGGCACCGAGCATAGAGGCCGTGGGTTTAGCTTGCACTAGTATCTGACGCTGCTTCCCGTCTCCCAGTCCGAATGCGGAATCTAGCCTGCGGATCTCTATCCAAGTGCCTCCGGACATCGTGCACCAGAATGCCCTTCTCGACAAGTCCCATTAGTAGCTTCTTTGCACTTGGCCAGGTTCTATTCGTCAAACGCTGGATATGACTGACGCTAACGTCTCCATCCTCCACGGCACAGTTCACAGCCCGGCGTTCATCAGCAGTTAAGCTGTCAAAGAGCGCCTCTCCGATGGCGCGTCCCACACCGGAATCTACCCAAACCTTGCGTTGCTTTACGTCATTCCTTAATGTAACTCGAACCATGGCATGTCCCGCCTCAAGCTGGGAGAATTCAGGCGCAGGCAATTCCATGTCCGCCATGGTTTGACGAATGCGCCGTGTCCCTTCGTGGGCACACTGCACGTAGTCAAGGTATGCGAGTGCCCCCATCAACGTGGGGTTTCTCGGATGGTGCATTTCGTAGATGTTCTCTGGAGTAACGAAGGGCGGGAACCCGCCCGGGCTCTCAACGACGAGGCGGTCATCGAACATCTTTACAAAGACATCCATATTGCGCAGCCCGTAAGATCGATGGACGCACGCATTCACTACAGTCTCGTACCACGCGAGCCGCGGATATTCGCTAACCGTCACGAACTTCCCGTCCGGGCCAAGTCTCGAGAACTCTCGCAACTGCGCGTCGAGAATGTTTGCAGCTTCGACGATTAAGTCCGGGACGTTGCCTGTAATCCACAAGTTCTTCGTCGCGTTGAAGCGTTCTCCTGTACCCTCATGCTCACCCTCGAATCGAAGAAACCTGATCCGACAACCCGGAAACTCATCTGTGGGGTCAGCGGCGAATAGCAAAGCGCACGCGACATTCGGCACAAATCGGCTGCTCCCCCGCTTTCCTAGATGAAGCAGCTCCATCACATCCTCCGGTGAATGATCATTCCATCCGTTTCTCGTGCAAACGCGCGCCGCGAAGCGCTCTATCGCCTCGCCATTAAATCCGTCCGGGTAGGAAACGCGGCTCGGCTCACGCTCCAAGCTAATCTGTCCCTTATCGGCTTCTATCTCGCGCATTTCAAGATGCGTAAGCTTGTGCTTAGAAGATCCAATCCGACTGTACGCGTCACCTCGAACATTGGCAACCAACTTGTCCTCGCGGTAGAGAACATGAAACAAGAGCAAGAAATCGGACTCTCCACGGATGTTTGTCGCCGGGATTCGTTTGCTCGTATACCGGGCATCTGGACAGTACAGGTAGCCTGCCCGCTCTAGCTTATTGAGGTTCTCGGCAGAAATGCTGCGACACCCCTCAACCTTCCCATCGTCGCTCATACCGATGACAAGCAGTCCACCACCAACCGTATTTGCCCACATCGAGAAATAGACATTCCCGAGGTGGTCAGCATGGATTCCAGCCGCCTTGCGCTCAAGCCTGCGATCCTCTTTCAACTCTTGAAGCAACTTGGCCGTGGCACCCCGGTATATGTCCTCAACCGACAAGAGCGCAGTGGGTTCGAATCCGAGCTCTAACTGTCTCATCGTTGCATCCGACATCTTTCCTCATTATACGCAGGATGCTCCTCAGGACGACGACGTGATCGGGGGCCGAGGCAAGGTTCGACGGGCTTGGGCGCCGACCACGGCAAGTGTCGACCACGCCGTGGGCGAATATCGCCGGCCGCGTGGGCGAGATGCAGACCATCAAGGCGACGGCAGCCGCAGCGCCGCCAGCGACCCCGGCAGACCCCGTCCCGCCACCTGCACCACGATGTACTGCGCACCCTCGTGCAGGTAGCCCATCATCCCGTACTGCCCCGAGGCGGGCAGCGCCACCGTGCCGAGCCGCTCGCCGGTGCGCTTGTCGAGCGCGTGCAGGCGCGGCAGGCCGGCGGTGCCCTCGGCGGTGACGAGCAATGTCTTGGTGACCATGGTGACCGGGTGCGCCGGCACGCCGGTGTTCGGCAGGTCCACGCCCTGCAGGGCCGGGTGGTTGCGGATGCGCTCCGGGGTGTCGCCGTTGGGCGTCTCCCAGAGGTGCTCGCCGGTGTTCATGTCGATGGCGACGATGCGGGCGTAGGGCGGCTTGTAGATCGGCAGGCCCTGCGGTCCGCGGAAGTCGCCGCGGTTGACGACCGCGAACTGGGAGTAGGTGCGGCCGGTGGTCTTGATGTCGTTCGGGGCGTCGATCAGCTCGCCCGGGACGATGTTCTCGGAGCGGCAGCCGCGCCGGGTCCCGACGTAGATGATGCCGGTCTCGGGATCCGCCGATGTCGGACCGTGGATGTTCGAGGCGCCGCTCGGGCAGCTCACGAACGAGCGCAGCCCGGACGGGTGCCCGCGCTGGATCGGCGGATTGAAGATTGGCCCGAGCCGGTAGTTCCGGATTATCTCCAGCGCTTCGGCCCGCAGCTCGGGCGTGAAGTCGATCAGGTCGTCCTCGGTCAGCCCCTGCATCTCGTAGGCGGCCGGGCGGGTGGGCATCGGCTGGGTCGGCGAAAGCTGCTCGCCGGGCACCTCGGACTGCGGCACCGGCCGCTCCTCGATGGGCCAGATGGGCTCGCCGGTCACCCGGTCGAAGGTGTAGGCCCAGCCCTGCTTGGTTGCCTGGACGACGATCTGCCGCGGGCGGCCGTCAACGGTCACGTCGAGCGCCACCGGCGCGGTCGGGTTGTCGAAGTTCCAGATGTCGTGGTGCACGGTCTGGAAGTGCCAGACGCGCTCGCCGGTCTGGACGTCGAGCGCGATGACGCTCGTCCCGAACAGCCCGTCGCCGGGCCGGAACCCGCCGTAGAAGTCGATGGTCGGCGGGTTGGTCGGCACGTAGACCAGACCCCGCTCGGCGTCGGCCGACAGCGGCGCCCACGAGGAGACGTCGCCGGTCCACTCCCAGGCGTCGTTCTCCCACGTCTCGTGCCCGAACTCGCCGGGGCGCGGGATGACGTGGAACTTCCACTTGTGCTCGCCGGTGCGGGCGTCGTAGCCGAGGATGTCGCCCGGCACGTTCTCGACGCGGGTCTGGTTGTAGCCCTGCTCGGCGGAGTTGCCGACCACGACCACCCCGTTGACCACGATCGGCGGCGACGAGCTGGTGATGTAGCCGAGCTCGCGCGGGATGCCGAAGTCCGGGTCGTAGGCGCCGTCCCAACTCTGCCAGGGGCCCCAGTCGGCGATGAGATCCGGCAGCATGTCGACCACCCCGGTCTGCGGGAAGCCGGGCAGCGGGACCGGGCTGCCCCAGTTCTCCAGCGGCCGGCCGGTCTTCGCGTCGAGCGCGTGGAGGAAGAAGGACGGGCTGATGATGTAGATCACGCCCCGGCCGTCGATCTCGGCGTAGGCCACGCCCTTGCCGTATCCCTGGCGCATGCCGCGGT
Protein-coding sequences here:
- a CDS encoding PQQ-binding-like beta-propeller repeat protein; translation: MGVGARGRVGGAPGGARSARWGGTIGGLGSGRCVHRVPGLPRRGHLPAGMLRLPRYERVLGRTVPADLGGPERRRPVRHDRHADAGRGSGEPHARAVRGGRGLPPAAQRVSGRRGGPADQPVRVARAGDRGRAVAAGWRSWPRRSRGRTRAGRRTADAGTVVRRRSQGIRGRTDPMKGSMTRFASVRTPLGFLVAAAVAAGAVSGVLLTPVPAGAQAETPAGEWRYIGGDAGHTRYSGLDQITAENFEDLEVAWVWRGDNFGSSVLGVSRSTPIYVDGVLYTVAGERRTVVAIDPATGETLWTHREPHTTRFDRGMRQGYGKGVAYAEIDGRGVIYIISPSFFLHALDAKTGRPLENWGSPVPLPGFPQTGVVDMLPDLIADWGPWQSWDGAYDPDFGIPRELGYITSSSPPIVVNGVVVVGNSAEQGYNQTRVENVPGDILGYDARTGEHKWKFHVIPRPGEFGHETWENDAWEWTGDVSSWAPLSADAERGLVYVPTNPPTIDFYGGFRPGDGLFGTSVIALDVQTGERVWHFQTVHHDIWNFDNPTAPVALDVTVDGRPRQIVVQATKQGWAYTFDRVTGEPIWPIEERPVPQSEVPGEQLSPTQPMPTRPAAYEMQGLTEDDLIDFTPELRAEALEIIRNYRLGPIFNPPIQRGHPSGLRSFVSCPSGASNIHGPTSADPETGIIYVGTRRGCRSENIVPGELIDAPNDIKTTGRTYSQFAVVNRGDFRGPQGLPIYKPPYARIVAIDMNTGEHLWETPNGDTPERIRNHPALQGVDLPNTGVPAHPVTMVTKTLLVTAEGTAGLPRLHALDKRTGERLGTVALPASGQYGMMGYLHEGAQYIVVQVAGRGLPGSLAALRLPSP